In the Pocillopora verrucosa isolate sample1 chromosome 4, ASM3666991v2, whole genome shotgun sequence genome, TTTATCACATAATCTTTCGCCCTCACTGCTACAACCCATGAGGGGGACATAAAATTCTTTCTTGTTAGATAAGCCCTCCTTCATCATCTGGGAATAATTCAATGAGTTGCTTCATGGAAGATAATTCGCTTCTTGAGGATTATTTTGCCAAGTCTGGATCCTTAAATACTGCCGGTGGTTTCAATTTTCATATCTTCTGACGTCTCCACGACTAATTTTATCATTCTGCTGGAAGCGTCCAATTTGAGACTGCATGCTACTCAAGAAACCCATCGTGCTGGTAATGTCTTAGATCTGATTATTGATCGGAATGATGATGAAGACTTTGTGCATTCTGTTGACGATCATGATTCTATGATTTCTGATGACGTTACTTTGATGTTTCACTTAATATTACAAGGCCGTGTCATGAGAGGAAAACTATCTCGTGCCGTAACGTTAAATCGATCAATTCTAACGCGTTTCAAGAGAGCATTGAAAAACCTTCATTGTTAAAAGTTGATCTTGTGGAAATGCCCCAAAGTGTTGAGTTATACAATTCAGAACTATTAAGCACATTGGATTTCCATGCACCACTCTCGACTCGCACAGACACAGTTTGTCCAACCGCACCATGGATTATGATGGAGAAATTCACATGTATGCTGACGACACTAAGGTTTACGTGACTGCATCTTCTCCCGATATGGTTGCTGTTGTCTTGAACGTCATCCTCAGAAGTTGTATGACTGGTGCTGCCTTAACCGCCTCATACCCCACCCCGGTAAAACCGAGTAAATGATTTTAATGCGTGGCCAGTTTGTTAGGCCACTGCACGCAGTGTCATTAGGGAACAATGTTGTCACTCAAGTCAAGTCAACTTGGTGTTTAGGAGTCGAAATTGACAGCGATCTTAATTGGAAAGTTcttgtaaaataattaattaagtctttttcataaaaattgaaCCTTCCCAGGTCTTTGTATTTCTTACCAACTACAGCGAgagttgatttttatttcaaagtaattttacCATCTGTTACCTATGGGTTTGTTGTATAGGGTTTTGGGAGCAAATCGCTCTTTGATGAGCTGGAGAGGATTCAAAGGAAGATCATCTATGGCCTGGATTGGTACACACCCAGCGATCAGGTCTTAGCCCAAAGCAAGTGGCCCACTGTTAAAGATTTATACGAATATAGATTACTTATGTTAGCATACGACTGTTTTTATAACTGCTTCTCCGTTCCAACTATGAAGCTGTTTACGAAATATGAGTGCAACTATAACTTGCGAAGGAAATTGACCTTTTTGTTACCAAAACCAAACACCGAAATTCTTCGCAAGTCCACTTGTTACAAAGCCTTATCTCTATGGAATTCTCTTGACAATCATACGCGTGCAATCTCAAGCAAaagcttatttaaaaatttttttaaacgaagAACTTCATGCGAATAGATTAATTTACAGATAtgttatgtattttttaaaataggttagatcttttttaaattgtaatcatttttaaagctttttattCACTTGTAAACTatgttttaacttttaaatacaCGACCACATCCGCTCCGCTGTAACTTTTTTAATCGTGTTTTATAAATATtactgctgttgttgttgtttcatacGAAACGCGTAAAAGATTATTTTAGTTTGGGCATTtctgctcactagtttttcattaaagaaagaaacagtaACAAATTTTGTCGGTGTTGCATTAGAAGGTTTGTCCTCTTCGGCCAAAATATTTGTCGCGACAAATCATTCGCACATTTGTTGGTGttgacagaaaatttgtcaaaaggAGGAATCGCTTTTGTTAGTGAAGATTGGCCCTAACTGAAGAAAACGTGACTGGAAAGTTACCAATTTCCCGCGATGCACCAACTTGCCTTTTGTAAACGTCAGGAACTCTACGATATTGCAGGCTGGCGGCTCATAGGGTGGGTCATGGGACACACAATTATAATTACTTGACAGACGTCCTCAGTGACGTGAGAGCATGCGACGATATCACTGACAGAAGTTTATAAAAGGTTTCCCCAAAATGATCGTGGTTCATACTCAAGAGGTTGCCTTTTTTTCTATGAAAGGTTTCGACTAAAATGGTTTACACGAGCAGAGTTTTCTTGGGAATTAAGAACATTTGTGCAGCTTGTGCAACGTTGTCGCTTGCAAATATGAGATTGTACTTGAAAGAAACTAATAAGTAAATCGTTGTAAAGAAATCGTGTGAATTAAAAgggattttttcaaaaacaagaatGAGTCCTCGAGACGTATCTTATCGCACAGTTAGCCAAATTTAAACCTTATTTAATACTTTCTCCATCTCCTTACGCAGATGGCGAGAGGTGCCACCTGAGCTTGATACAAAGTTCCTCTCGTCTGAATGTTACCAGATTTGCTTTATGGTTCTTTATTACACTGAATGCTAATGTAAAATACGATTTATGAGTAAAGCAAAAGTTAAATAAGTCAgaacatttaacttttttcaagcACGTGGTATTAGAGATATTATTTGTCATGAGTGCCGAGAAACGCATTTTTCCATACATAGCGAACTGACGAGAAGAATATGAGTAAATAGATAAacgaaaattaagaaatttgcATCATAAGACGATTTTATTTGGTTGAAactcaatgtttttttttacgacaACTTTTTTTCGGCCTCAGAGAAATCTGCCTTCTTGGTTTCGGATGAGCCACCTTTGCCTTTGATAACATAAGTGGGTGTTTTGACGGTGTAAACAGTGCCATCACTGTTTTTACACTCGCCAACAACCTGAAACACTGATACTTCGTCTTTCGGTTTGACACCGATGGATATTTCACTGGTTACTTGCTGAAATTCCGTCCTAGTTGTAGACAAACTCCAGTTATGCTCCAATGTTCCTGATGCGCCGATCTTTACATCAAAAAGTTTCATCACGTTAAATCCGACTTCTCCTGACACAGATGCACTTGCGCTTCCACCACTGGACGTAGACTTGGAAGAAGTCATTCCTTTCGTTATGATGACCTTTTTAGTAGCTTTTTCAGTGGGATGCTCGTTTATCACTTTCTGCAAGAAGACAAGCTGTGGAAAAAAATGGTTATACATAAATTCGCTATTTTATTGCACAACATTTGGTGCTTCTTCCTTACCTCGCTACTTATTTTAGCTCCCATGACTACCATGCCCAAAGATCACAAGACAAACTAAATGACGTAAAGGAGGATCAGAAAGAGGACAAACTCCCATTTATTTGCAATGTTTTGTGCAAGTTTTCTTAAGGCTTGGTTTTTTCTccggaaaaggaaaaaaacaatgtagGAGAGCGGTGGTCACAGCAGACTCGCAGACCCGCTTCGACTATCGGCCAGATTTCTCTCTCGATAGTTCCaagtttgaattgtttttatcatgATTGTAAATACTGAACCAAGTTGTCTGACTCCAGTCTTGTCAAAAATAAATTGCTTGACGTTGTAATGTTTGATTTTGATCATTTGTTGCAGGTTATTTGAATTGAGCGCGGATAAACGAGCCGGTGCAGCCAAGAGCATTTCAACCAACAACATGGTGAGGTTTTGGTAGACTTGCTGGACAGAGAAAATCAAACTGATGACCAGCCAGGGCAAAGCAAACAACTGGAGAATCATGTAAATCGAGAAGAAacaagtaattaattttaatggGAAGTATGAAGAAACTgctctttcttgttgtttatcTGCTTTTTCGAGGATCATTTTTGCCTTAAAGCAAAGAAGACCGACCATAATAACTGACTTACTGGAAACTTTAGCATACCTTTTCTTCCGGTTCACAATCTATGGCGCATCTTATTttaggaaaaagaagaaagaggagTTAAATGATGAAAACTTAAATGTTTGTGGCACTAACTTTAAGGTATTGGTGACTAATGTAATGATTTACATGATACTTACAGTACCCAAAACGTCACCAGAATGATGGAACAGCCACTGATAGGAAATACAGTTTTGTAAAGCtactgataaaaattataaaaaaaaccttacacCGCTGTATAGGGTGTTTTGACGTCCAACTCCATATCCAATCTCCTATCCAAACCTTGGACTGTGCATGTTCCATCTTCAGTCTGATCTTTTCCACAGGAGTTGAAGCAGTGACAGTATTTTATCACCTTTTTGGTTTCATCCTCAATGGCACCACCAACGCAGGGGCTAAACTTGTCGTACAGTTTACGAGCTTTCTCGTACCTGTTGGCCCAAGAGTCAAAACTGAAACCTTCGCTACCACATTCTTTCTTCAGCTCTCCAAGTTTCTCGCTGTTCATCTCGTCACATGATCTACCGTCAGCGAGATCAACGTTACATGACGCGAAGACACAATTTCCCCAGGAAAGAGCAGCGCCTCTGCAATCACTTTTAGTTCCACACTTTAGCTTATGCCCCCACGAGTCGGATGCTATCCAGCAGTAAGGGCTAAAACCAGCTCCGGGAGCCGACCGGCAGGAGCCTGTCATGGCACAATTTCCCTCAAAGCACCTGGAATTACAATCATTCCATCAAAAGAATGTTCTGAAGGagagaacaaataaatatgcCATATCTAAAGACAAATTCAGTTATAATAGTTTatatgactgtgaatatataaaGATCAGAGATGTGAACCActgattaagaaatgaatataaaagcgaCCTTTGGAGTAACGAACACTACTAAAGCAGTActggaaataaggcctgaaaaaaattcagttctgTGCGGGATTTTGACCCATTACGTTTGCGATATCGATGCTAACAAcctaactgggagctggttattaTGTTTATTCGCCATAAACCCGTGAAGAGATGAATGAATGACTGCAAATATTTGAAATCATAAATGTGAACTCcggattaagaaatgaaaatgaaagcgatCTCTGCAGTAATGAACGCTACTTACAATCCCCATTTATGCTATTGAGTGTTAATCTTCTGTTACATCTGTTTTCTGCCCTCCAAGAGGGTATTTCAAAATACCAAGATACTTTAAAATCGATCAATCTGAACAGATTTAGTTGTACGCTTTGTAAAAAAGGTTCTGATATATTTCTACTTCGCAACCTGATCTCATTGTTGCCCAACTAGTTTTTGTATTGAGACTGAAAAGAACTTACTCATAAGACTTTGAACTGACCACGTTGCAAGACAACAACAACTGTATACCCAGGAGGAGAATGTGTCCAAATTTTACGATTTCGACCATTCTGGTACTATTTTCGCTataaaaaatcagcaaataaGATTGAATCAAATAACTTAAGTGATTGATGAAAATTATGGATAGCAAAGAATTATTGAATGACATTGGCTTCAAACTTCAAAGTTCAGTAGGCTTGAGTATTGTACAAGTGCCAGTAGTTTACATGTTCAAATCCACAACGTCAATATTTTGTTCAGTCCTCAACTGACAAAATTTCGCAAAAGTTACAAACATCAAGAATTACGGAAATCATTTTATATCTTAATTTCTCTGGTACTCTTAGCTACGGctttttcatttacaaatgCAGTTTTCCATGCTCCATAGAGTTTCTTTTTACATGAGGCGCTCAAAGGCGATCATCTTCTTTTATACTTGTGTTTCCTTTTAATTATATTCTTGGCTTTAGCACGTGTAATGCCATatttttcaaatgagtttttgAGGAAAAGGAAACTCTCACGAACCTCTTATAATTGTGGATAACTGGAACTTTAAGCAgtccaacaaaacaaaaaaatgaacgacaacaacaaagaaaaaaaaaactggcaacTAGTCTATAATCAGGCAGTAAAAGGATCTACAGGTCCGCCAAAAAGCAATATaatatttgtgataaaaaaaacgATTAAAATCTTTTGATCTTACTTTGACAACTGCATGAACTATGCAAAAAGGCCTACTAATGCTTGAAAGAAATGGGATAGGCGGCAACACGAGGTTTAAACTAACTCGTTATTCACCCACCACTCTTGATGCTCAGATGATTGGGAGAAAATCTTCACCAGCACTGTTCTCTATTCTCTGTCGATTCGCTTCTTCAGCTTTAAAGGCGAGTGCTTGCACGTTTCTTTTTAAGACTTACGTCATGCCCCAGTAGTGTAAGGGTCATAAAACTTGTTGAATGAAAATGCTGGTAGCCACTTGAGATTATGAAATTACAGACACAATTTGTGATTACATTGAGAAATGACGcatataaaacaagaaaatgttaactttgaaaacttgagCCATGAACAAATTAACATACCTAGGTGGCTTCTAAATTTACAGCCGACAGACTTCTTTTAACCTATTGTAGTTAATAGATCaccttttaattcttttctttgtcaattGGTAGTAGTTATGTAACTTCGAGGAGAAGATGAATCAGttatttttccttctatttCCTCACAAAGCACACATATCAAATTGATTATTATAACGTGAGGGCTCCCTTGGTGCTCCCAACACCGTAATAACTTTCCTCTCACACCCCTCTTCTTCGGATTGTGGCTAAATTTTAGAACTTATGCTCAGAAGCTTAACCGGAATTTGGCGACCTTTACATATTTGCTTCTTTTTCCACGTTATTGCTATGTTTGGTTATgatcagtttcattttcaaggtTCTCTTTGGCATTCTCTGAAAAGCTAGCTGCAACTGATCAAGAGATCAGGTCATTCGTTATTTCACATTCGTCAATTTTCTTGGCATTGTTTATACGATAAAAAATAACTTAGGTATGGCGAATTTTCTATGCAAACCTCTGTTAGAAATCGTCacaaaattccattttttttttgctgcgaGCTAAGATTTTGAAGGTAAAAGTATGAAATTTGTTGAAGACTGATGAGCGCGAGGTGCCATTGGCACGTGCTTTCCTAGTTCTCGCAATTCAATGTATTTTGCAGTTGTCCATCGCTGTTTACATCAATAGCTCTACAATCGTCAATTTTCCGTAGTTTTGTGCGAATTTGGCTTGTTATGAACATATAGGAGACACCTTAATtgctttactttatttttttctcttagcgTAATTATCACGGTAATGAAAACTTTCCGATATGAAAGACACGCGGCGGTGCATCAATCATTTACAAGTGCTGTAAACATAGGACAAAAGACtaagaaaagaataaaagcaTTTCCAAACCtgaaatgacattttttattactttgggAAGTGATGcattcaaaatgaaagtttaaaagtttgaaCTATGAGTTAGGTATATAAAGATACAATTATATGGGTAAAGTAATCTATTCTTTATTTATCATTGCTGTaatatgttttttcatttttaccaaTAATTGTAACTTTTCTAAGAATAGCCATCTAGGAGAGTTTATAGACTACTACACCATACTGTGCTGCGACGAAAGAgaatcaacaacaaaataattacattatctgatgctaaaaaaatgaaa is a window encoding:
- the LOC131775918 gene encoding uncharacterized protein; this translates as MALLTMESVTQGWSTEAQIRRIVQLANGRRIFKSKRPFLSKNEIDLIVLDFISSENSTRMVEIVKFGHILLLGIQLLLSCNVVSSKSYECFEGNCAMTGSCRSAPGAGFSPYCWIASDSWGHKLKCGTKSDCRGAALSWGNCVFASCNVDLADGRSCDEMNSEKLGELKKECGSEGFSFDSWANRYEKARKLYDKFSPCVGGAIEDETKKVIKYCHCFNSCGKDQTEDGTCTVQGLDRRLDMELDVKTPYTAVCAIDCEPEEKLVFLQKVINEHPTEKATKKVIITKGMTSSKSTSSGGSASASVSGEVGFNVMKLFDVKIGASGTLEHNWSLSTTRTEFQQVTSEISIGVKPKDEVSVFQVVGECKNSDGTVYTVKTPTYVIKGKGGSSETKKADFSEAEKKLS